The following proteins are co-located in the Agromyces laixinhei genome:
- a CDS encoding ABC transporter ATP-binding protein, with amino-acid sequence MRPARPAPAAQAPTVLAIDGLVKKFGENTAVDGISLDVRAGSFFGIVGPNGAGKTTTLSMVTGLLRPDAGVVRIHGIDAWANPQAAKRATGVLPDRLRVFDRLTGAQLLHYSGVLRGLDSRTVRERSADLITAFGLDDAVDRLVADYSAGMTKKVALACAMIHSPRLLVLDEPFESVDPVSAANLTEILERYVAGGGTVMLSSHGMDLIERVCDSAAIIVAGRVLAAGTLDEVRAGQTLEDRFVELAGGRKAAEGMEWLHSFSD; translated from the coding sequence TTGCGCCCGGCTCGCCCAGCGCCGGCGGCACAGGCGCCGACGGTGCTCGCGATCGACGGGCTCGTGAAGAAGTTCGGCGAGAACACGGCCGTCGACGGCATCAGCCTCGACGTGCGCGCCGGCTCGTTCTTCGGCATCGTCGGCCCGAACGGGGCGGGAAAGACGACGACGCTCTCGATGGTGACGGGCCTGCTCCGCCCCGATGCGGGAGTCGTGCGCATCCACGGCATCGACGCCTGGGCGAACCCGCAGGCGGCCAAGCGCGCCACGGGAGTTCTGCCTGACCGACTGCGGGTATTCGACCGGCTCACCGGCGCGCAGCTGCTGCACTACTCGGGCGTGCTCCGCGGCCTCGACAGTCGCACGGTGCGCGAGCGCAGCGCCGACCTGATCACCGCGTTCGGCCTCGATGACGCCGTCGACCGCCTCGTCGCCGACTACTCGGCCGGAATGACGAAGAAGGTCGCGCTCGCGTGCGCGATGATCCACTCGCCGCGGCTCCTCGTGCTCGACGAGCCGTTCGAATCCGTCGACCCCGTGTCGGCCGCGAACCTCACCGAGATCCTCGAACGCTACGTGGCCGGGGGCGGCACGGTCATGCTCTCCAGCCACGGTATGGACCTCATCGAACGCGTCTGCGACTCGGCGGCCATCATCGTGGCGGGGCGCGTGCTCGCGGCGGGCACGCTCGACGAGGTACGCGCCGGACAGACGCTCGAAGACCGATTCGTCGAACTCGCCGGCGGACGCAAGGCTGCGGAAGGCATGGAATGGTTGCACAGTTTCTCCGACTGA
- a CDS encoding NTP transferase domain-containing protein, translating to MGSRLGRSLPKPLTELSDGRTIMGQQFDNIEHSFGGNANVTIVVGYKLEHIIEAFPQASFVYNEEYDQTNTSKSLMRALSASRPGGVLWMNGDVVFDPSILDRALPYIARDQSFVTVNTSKVSDEEVKYTTSAEGYIKQLSKTVRGGLGEAVGINYISSRDKATFLAQLRRVGDQDYFERGLELAIEQNGILVEPMDISDLYAVEIDFAEDLERANHFV from the coding sequence ATGGGGAGCCGGCTCGGGCGATCCCTCCCCAAGCCCCTCACCGAACTCAGCGACGGCCGCACCATCATGGGCCAGCAGTTCGACAACATCGAGCACTCGTTCGGCGGCAACGCCAACGTGACCATCGTCGTCGGTTACAAGCTCGAGCACATCATCGAGGCGTTCCCGCAGGCATCGTTCGTCTACAACGAGGAGTACGACCAGACGAACACCTCGAAGAGCCTCATGCGCGCCCTCTCGGCATCACGCCCCGGCGGGGTGCTCTGGATGAACGGCGACGTCGTCTTCGATCCGAGCATCCTCGACCGCGCGCTGCCCTACATCGCACGCGACCAGTCCTTCGTGACCGTCAACACCTCGAAGGTGTCCGACGAAGAGGTGAAGTACACGACGAGCGCCGAGGGCTACATCAAGCAGCTCTCCAAGACCGTCAGGGGCGGCCTCGGCGAGGCCGTCGGCATCAACTACATCTCGAGCCGCGACAAGGCCACGTTCCTCGCGCAGCTGCGGCGCGTCGGCGACCAGGACTACTTCGAGCGCGGCCTCGAGCTCGCGATCGAGCAGAACGGCATCCTCGTCGAGCCGATGGACATCTCCGACCTCTACGCGGTCGAGATCGACTTCGCCGAAGACCTGGAGCGCGCGAACCACTTCGTGTGA
- a CDS encoding ECF transporter S component yields the protein MHRTSTRIILSCAAIGVGGGLFAAGAGYVAGLIAGIAPMLYGITIGSHFLPSAVALALLKRPGVGILTGFIAGLVGAAFAPQWILRFLGTGLLVGALLELPFFITRYKNWSPWLYYVAAGAAGLLLAAGTFIALGPEHYAPWFWALYLGLFTLSPIVFTWLGRVIAASLARAGVARTLTTGG from the coding sequence GTGCACCGCACCAGTACCCGCATCATCCTGAGCTGCGCCGCGATCGGCGTCGGCGGTGGTCTGTTCGCCGCCGGGGCGGGGTACGTCGCCGGGCTCATCGCCGGAATCGCCCCGATGCTGTACGGCATCACGATCGGCTCGCACTTCCTGCCGAGCGCCGTGGCACTCGCCCTGCTGAAGCGCCCCGGTGTCGGCATCCTCACCGGATTCATCGCGGGCCTCGTGGGCGCGGCGTTCGCCCCGCAGTGGATCCTGCGGTTCCTCGGCACGGGCCTGCTCGTCGGTGCGCTGCTGGAGCTTCCCTTCTTCATCACCCGATACAAGAACTGGTCGCCCTGGCTCTACTACGTCGCAGCTGGGGCCGCAGGCCTGCTGCTCGCCGCCGGCACCTTCATCGCCCTCGGCCCGGAGCACTACGCGCCCTGGTTCTGGGCGCTCTACCTCGGCCTCTTCACGCTCAGCCCCATCGTCTTCACCTGGCTCGGCCGTGTGATCGCTGCGTCGCTCGCCCGTGCCGGCGTCGCGCGCACCCTCACGACCGGGGGCTGA
- a CDS encoding ABC transporter permease: MSTVSNTYGDAHPLRRTPWARYRHSLWLLTTRDLKVRYSTSALGYVWSVLDPLVMAGIYWFVFTQVFQRPVGTDPYIVFLLTALLPWMWFTGAVSDSTRAFLKDAKLVRSTMIPRTIWVNRIVLSKGLEFLLALPVLALFVVVFHEQVQLHWELALFPLAIVLQAVLTAGVALIVAPLVVFFRDLERAVKLALRFLFYASPIIYGVTDLPSELHFWAAFNPLSGIFGIYRAGFFPDELDWFNVVVSAVMSLVILVVGLWVFRSSERQMLKEI; the protein is encoded by the coding sequence ATGAGCACGGTATCGAACACGTACGGTGATGCCCATCCGCTGCGGCGGACGCCGTGGGCGCGGTACCGGCATTCGCTCTGGCTGCTCACGACGCGCGACTTGAAGGTGCGATACTCGACCTCCGCCCTCGGCTACGTGTGGTCGGTGCTCGACCCGCTCGTGATGGCGGGAATCTACTGGTTCGTCTTCACCCAGGTGTTCCAGCGACCGGTTGGCACCGACCCCTACATCGTCTTCCTGCTGACGGCGCTGCTCCCGTGGATGTGGTTCACCGGCGCGGTCTCCGACTCGACGCGCGCGTTCCTGAAGGACGCGAAACTCGTGCGCTCGACGATGATCCCCCGCACGATCTGGGTCAACCGCATCGTGCTGTCGAAGGGCCTCGAGTTCTTACTCGCATTGCCGGTGCTCGCACTGTTCGTCGTGGTGTTCCACGAGCAGGTCCAGTTGCACTGGGAGCTCGCACTGTTCCCGCTCGCGATCGTGCTGCAGGCCGTGCTCACCGCCGGCGTCGCCCTCATCGTGGCACCGCTCGTGGTCTTCTTCCGCGACCTCGAGCGGGCCGTGAAACTCGCCCTGCGATTCCTGTTCTACGCCTCCCCCATCATCTACGGCGTGACCGACCTGCCGTCGGAACTGCACTTCTGGGCCGCCTTCAACCCGCTTTCGGGTATCTTCGGCATCTACCGGGCCGGATTCTTCCCCGACGAACTCGACTGGTTCAACGTCGTGGTCTCCGCGGTGATGTCGCTCGTCATCCTCGTGGTCGGCCTGTGGGTGTTCCGCTCGTCTGAGCGCCAGATGCTGAAGGAGATCTGA
- a CDS encoding ABC transporter ATP-binding protein: protein MDASTAVSTPAFAIRTTRLGICFRRNRRGRRSFKDLLAGRRRRTRPGEFWALRDVSIEVSPGEAIGVVGRNGQGKSTLLKLVAGVMIADEGTVEVAGGVAPLIEITGGFVDDLTVRDNVYLTAGLHGMTNAQIDAKFDEIIDFADIGDFLDTPYKHLSSGMKVRIAFAVISQLEEPIMLVDEVLAVGDKAFREKCYRRIDELLAGGRTLFFVSHNERDLRRFCTRGLYLDKGSLVFDGPIDEVLARYNAEHGVG, encoded by the coding sequence TTGGATGCATCGACCGCCGTCTCGACGCCCGCCTTCGCCATTCGCACCACCCGGCTCGGCATCTGCTTCCGGCGCAACCGCCGTGGCCGTCGCTCGTTCAAGGACCTGCTCGCCGGACGTCGTCGTCGAACCCGCCCCGGGGAGTTCTGGGCGTTGCGCGACGTCTCGATCGAGGTGAGCCCGGGCGAGGCGATCGGCGTGGTCGGACGCAACGGCCAGGGCAAGTCGACGCTGCTGAAACTCGTCGCCGGCGTCATGATCGCCGACGAGGGAACGGTCGAGGTGGCCGGCGGCGTCGCGCCGCTCATCGAGATCACCGGCGGCTTCGTCGACGACCTCACCGTGCGCGACAACGTCTACCTGACCGCCGGTCTGCACGGCATGACGAACGCGCAGATCGACGCGAAGTTCGACGAGATCATCGACTTCGCCGACATCGGCGATTTTCTCGACACCCCCTACAAGCACCTTTCGAGCGGCATGAAGGTGCGCATCGCGTTCGCCGTGATCTCCCAGCTCGAGGAACCCATCATGCTCGTCGACGAGGTGCTCGCCGTGGGCGACAAGGCGTTCCGCGAGAAGTGCTATCGCCGCATCGACGAACTGCTCGCCGGCGGCCGCACCCTGTTCTTCGTCTCGCACAACGAGCGCGACCTGCGGCGCTTCTGCACTCGGGGGCTCTATCTCGACAAGGGATCCCTGGTGTTCGACGGACCGATCGACGAGGTGCTCGCCCGGTACAACGCGGAGCACGGGGTCGGGTAA